A stretch of the Streptomyces ortus genome encodes the following:
- a CDS encoding acetyl/propionyl/methylcrotonyl-CoA carboxylase subunit alpha: protein MIASLLVANRGEIACRVFRTCHELGIRTVAVFSDADADALHARVADSAVRLPGSSPAETYLRGELIVKAAVAAGADAVHPGYGFLSENADFARAVLDAGLVWVGPSPEAIEAMASKTRAKELMAAAGVPLLSPLAPDAVTEKDLPVLVKASAGGGGRGMRVVRELVHLKDELAAASAEAASAFGDGTVFVEPYVEHARHVEVQIVADGHGTVWALGTRDCSLQRRHQKVIEEAPAPGLAPETEQRLLSAATAAARTISYTGAGTVEFLVSTDPAGEQHGEERVHFLEMNTRLQVEHPVTEAVFGTDLVALQLRVAEGGTLDGDPPAPSGHAIEARLYAEDPAQDWAPQTGTLHRLAVPGVRLDTGYGDGDTIGVHYDAMIAKAVAHAPTRAEAIRRLAGALERATVHGPVTNRDLLVRSLRHEEFTAGRMNTAFYAHHLADLTEAAPDPYAPLAAALADAHGRSRFGGWRNLPSQPQSRRYLVAGEEHEVHYRHTRRGPAADGVHVVEAGADLVVLDIAGVRRKFAVSRYGDRVHVNDTTLTALPRFPAPEPDHAPGSLLAPMPGTVVRVAEGLGEGTQVRSGQPLIWLEAMKMEHKITSPTTGTLTTLHATPGQQVEVGTLLAVVEPL, encoded by the coding sequence ATGATCGCGAGTCTGCTGGTCGCCAACCGCGGCGAGATCGCCTGCCGCGTCTTCCGCACCTGCCACGAGCTGGGCATCCGTACCGTCGCCGTGTTCTCGGACGCCGACGCGGACGCCCTCCACGCGCGCGTGGCCGACTCCGCCGTACGCCTGCCGGGCAGTTCGCCCGCCGAGACGTATCTGCGCGGCGAGCTGATCGTGAAGGCCGCCGTCGCGGCGGGCGCCGACGCCGTCCACCCCGGCTACGGGTTCCTCTCCGAGAACGCCGACTTCGCGCGGGCCGTCCTCGACGCGGGCCTCGTCTGGGTCGGCCCGTCCCCGGAGGCGATCGAGGCGATGGCCTCCAAGACCCGCGCCAAGGAACTGATGGCCGCCGCCGGGGTGCCGCTGCTGTCCCCCCTCGCCCCGGACGCCGTGACCGAGAAGGACCTGCCGGTCCTGGTGAAGGCGTCGGCGGGCGGCGGCGGACGCGGAATGCGGGTCGTGCGCGAACTGGTTCACCTGAAGGATGAGTTGGCGGCGGCCTCGGCCGAGGCCGCGAGCGCCTTCGGGGACGGCACGGTCTTCGTCGAGCCGTACGTCGAGCACGCGCGCCACGTCGAGGTGCAGATCGTCGCCGACGGCCACGGCACCGTGTGGGCGCTCGGCACCCGCGACTGCTCCCTCCAGCGCCGCCACCAGAAGGTCATCGAGGAGGCCCCCGCACCGGGCCTCGCCCCCGAGACGGAGCAGCGCCTGCTCTCGGCGGCGACGGCCGCCGCCCGCACGATCTCCTACACGGGCGCCGGCACGGTGGAGTTCCTGGTCTCAACCGACCCCGCCGGCGAGCAACACGGCGAGGAGCGCGTCCACTTCCTGGAGATGAACACCCGCCTCCAGGTCGAACACCCCGTGACCGAGGCCGTCTTCGGGACCGACCTGGTCGCCCTGCAACTGCGCGTCGCCGAGGGCGGCACCCTCGACGGCGACCCGCCGGCCCCGTCCGGCCACGCGATCGAGGCCCGCCTCTACGCCGAGGACCCCGCCCAGGACTGGGCCCCGCAGACCGGCACCCTGCACCGGCTGGCCGTACCCGGCGTCCGCCTCGACACCGGCTACGGCGACGGCGACACCATCGGCGTCCACTACGACGCCATGATCGCCAAGGCCGTCGCCCACGCCCCCACCCGGGCGGAGGCGATCCGCAGACTCGCCGGAGCCCTGGAACGGGCGACGGTGCACGGTCCGGTCACCAACCGCGACCTCCTCGTACGCTCCCTGCGCCACGAGGAGTTCACGGCGGGCCGGATGAACACCGCCTTCTACGCCCACCACCTCGCCGACCTCACGGAGGCCGCCCCGGACCCGTACGCCCCGCTGGCCGCCGCGCTCGCCGACGCGCACGGCCGCTCCCGGTTCGGCGGCTGGCGCAACCTGCCCTCGCAGCCGCAGAGCAGGCGCTACCTCGTGGCGGGCGAGGAGCACGAGGTCCACTACCGGCACACCCGGCGGGGCCCGGCCGCCGACGGCGTCCACGTGGTCGAGGCCGGCGCGGACCTTGTCGTCCTCGACATCGCGGGCGTACGCCGCAAGTTCGCCGTGTCCCGGTACGGCGACCGGGTCCACGTGAACGACACCACGCTCACGGCCCTGCCCCGCTTCCCCGCCCCCGAGCCCGACCACGCCCCCGGCTCCCTCCTGGCCCCCATGCCGGGCACGGTGGTCCGCGTCGCGGAGGGCCTCGGCGAAGGGACCCAGGTCCGGTCGGGCCAGCCGCTGATATGGCTGGAGGCGATGAAGATGGAACACAAGATCACCTCCCCGACGACAGGCACGCTGACCACGCTGCACGCCACCCCCGGCCAACAGGTGGAGGTGGGCACGCTGCTGGCAGTGGTAGAGCCCCTTTAG
- a CDS encoding citrate synthase 2, producing MSDFVPGLEGVVAFETEIAEPDKEGGALRYRGVDIEDLVGHVSFGNVWGLLVDGAFNPGLPPAEPFPIPVHSGDIRVDVQSALAMLAPVWGLKPLLDIDEKQARADLARAAVMALSYVAQSARGQGLPMVPQREIDKAQSVVERFMIRWRGEPDPKHVAAVDAYWTSAAEHGMNASTFTARVIASTGADVSAALSGAVGAMSGPLHGGAPSRVLGMIEEIERTGDADAFVKQALDKGERLMGFGHRVYRAEDPRARVLRRTARELGAPRFEIAEALEKAALAELHARRPDRVLATNVEFWAAIVLDFAEVPAHMFTSMFTCARTAGWAAHILEQKRTGRLVRPSARYIGPGTRNPAEIEGYEDIAH from the coding sequence ATGTCCGACTTCGTACCCGGACTTGAGGGAGTCGTCGCTTTCGAGACGGAGATCGCCGAACCGGACAAGGAGGGCGGCGCCCTGCGGTACCGGGGCGTCGACATCGAGGACCTGGTCGGCCACGTCTCCTTCGGCAACGTCTGGGGGCTGCTCGTGGACGGAGCGTTCAACCCCGGCCTGCCGCCCGCCGAGCCGTTCCCGATCCCGGTCCACTCCGGTGACATCCGCGTGGACGTCCAGTCCGCGCTCGCCATGCTCGCCCCCGTCTGGGGCCTCAAACCCCTCCTCGACATCGACGAGAAGCAGGCGCGCGCCGACCTCGCCCGCGCCGCCGTCATGGCCCTGTCGTACGTCGCCCAGTCCGCCCGCGGCCAGGGCCTGCCGATGGTCCCGCAGCGGGAGATCGACAAGGCGCAGTCCGTCGTCGAACGCTTCATGATCCGCTGGCGCGGCGAACCCGACCCCAAGCACGTGGCTGCGGTCGACGCCTACTGGACCAGCGCCGCCGAGCACGGCATGAACGCGTCCACGTTCACCGCCCGCGTCATCGCGTCCACCGGCGCGGACGTGTCGGCGGCCCTCTCCGGAGCCGTCGGCGCCATGTCGGGCCCACTGCACGGCGGCGCCCCCTCGCGCGTCCTCGGCATGATCGAGGAGATCGAGCGCACGGGCGACGCCGACGCCTTCGTCAAGCAGGCCCTCGACAAGGGCGAGCGCCTGATGGGCTTCGGCCACCGGGTGTACCGCGCCGAGGACCCCCGCGCGCGCGTGCTCCGCCGCACCGCCCGGGAGCTCGGAGCCCCCCGCTTCGAGATCGCCGAAGCCCTGGAGAAGGCGGCACTCGCCGAACTGCACGCCCGCCGTCCGGACCGCGTCCTGGCGACGAACGTCGAGTTCTGGGCCGCCATCGTCCTGGACTTCGCCGAGGTCCCGGCCCACATGTTCACCTCGATGTTCACGTGCGCCCGTACGGCGGGCTGGGCCGCGCACATCCTGGAGCAGAAGCGCACGGGCCGCCTCGTACGCCCCTCGGCCCGCTACATCGGCCCCGGCACCCGCAACCCGGCCGAGATCGAGGGCTACGAGGACATCGCCCACTGA
- a CDS encoding TetR/AcrR family transcriptional regulator has translation MGLVSGAAQAPAERVPKQDRSRATRQRLLEAAVACLAERGWAGSTVSVVAEHAGVSRGAAQHHFPTREDLFTAAVEYVAEERSTALRALFPEGAADRRAVVTALVDLYTGPLFRAALHLWVAASNEDQLRTRVTELEGRVGRETHRIAVDLLNADETRPGVRETVQGFLDMSRGLGLANLLTDDATRRAGVVTQWSQILDTTLD, from the coding sequence ATGGGTTTGGTGAGCGGCGCGGCACAGGCGCCGGCGGAGCGCGTCCCCAAACAGGACCGCAGCCGCGCCACCCGGCAACGCCTCCTCGAAGCGGCGGTCGCCTGCCTGGCCGAGCGCGGCTGGGCGGGCTCCACGGTCTCCGTCGTCGCGGAACACGCCGGAGTGTCGCGCGGCGCCGCCCAGCACCACTTCCCGACCCGCGAGGACCTCTTCACGGCGGCCGTCGAGTACGTCGCCGAGGAACGCTCCACCGCGCTGCGCGCCCTCTTCCCGGAGGGCGCGGCGGACCGCCGTGCCGTCGTCACCGCCCTGGTCGACCTCTACACGGGCCCGCTGTTCCGCGCCGCCCTCCACCTGTGGGTGGCCGCCTCCAACGAGGACCAGCTGCGCACCCGCGTGACCGAACTGGAGGGCCGGGTCGGCCGCGAGACCCACCGCATCGCGGTGGACCTCCTGAACGCCGACGAGACCCGCCCCGGCGTACGCGAAACGGTCCAGGGCTTCCTGGACATGTCCCGGGGCCTGGGCCTGGCCAACCTCCTCACGGACGACGCCACCCGCCGAGCCGGAGTGGTAACCCAGTGGTCCCAAATCCTGGACACCACCCTGGACTGA
- a CDS encoding 4-hydroxybenzoate 3-monooxygenase encodes MTGNRENTTVAVIGAGVAGLTLGNFLLRNGVDCVVLEKHSRAYVEQRQRAGTIDAFGVRMFRAWGLGEVLEGDPVPQSEGGFYIDGEAMPIDMDDDNDDSLFCPQQVLVRNLTDRFLRDGGDLRYEAADVSLEDITGERPRVRYRGADGSAEVVACDFVAGCDGFHGVSRRTIPAAALTEYSHAYGYNWLSVLAAVPADPSGMAIHARGLAGMIPRGPRASRVYLQCRVDDTVGQWPDERVWSELEARFGTPVPSGEIVDKRIVPLRSVVFDPMSYGSLYLLGDAAHIVPPMSAKGIHLALHDTEVFARAVIRQVREGDASLLDSYSETCLPHIWNYQAFATWITDMMHNAGFTGYEGEFRKQVARAELQRQFTSQTANKLFGELAAGTN; translated from the coding sequence ATGACTGGAAACCGTGAAAACACGACCGTCGCCGTCATCGGGGCCGGGGTCGCCGGGCTGACGCTCGGCAACTTCCTCCTGCGCAACGGCGTCGACTGCGTCGTACTGGAGAAGCACTCCCGGGCCTACGTCGAGCAGCGTCAGCGCGCCGGGACGATCGACGCCTTCGGGGTGCGCATGTTCCGGGCGTGGGGGCTCGGAGAGGTGCTGGAGGGCGACCCCGTTCCGCAGAGCGAGGGCGGCTTCTACATCGACGGCGAGGCGATGCCGATCGACATGGACGACGACAACGACGACAGTCTCTTCTGCCCCCAGCAGGTCCTCGTCCGCAACCTCACGGACCGCTTCCTGCGCGACGGCGGGGATCTTCGTTACGAGGCCGCCGACGTGTCCCTGGAGGACATCACCGGCGAGCGTCCCCGCGTCCGCTATCGAGGGGCCGACGGCTCGGCCGAGGTCGTCGCCTGCGACTTCGTCGCCGGCTGCGACGGTTTCCACGGAGTGAGCCGGCGTACGATTCCGGCCGCCGCGCTGACCGAGTACTCGCACGCGTACGGGTACAACTGGCTGAGCGTCCTGGCCGCGGTCCCGGCGGACCCCTCCGGCATGGCGATCCACGCGCGCGGCCTGGCCGGCATGATCCCGCGGGGCCCGCGGGCCAGCCGCGTCTACCTTCAGTGCCGGGTCGACGACACGGTCGGGCAGTGGCCGGACGAGCGTGTCTGGAGCGAGCTGGAAGCCCGGTTCGGCACCCCCGTGCCGAGCGGCGAGATCGTCGACAAGCGGATCGTGCCGCTGCGCAGTGTGGTGTTCGACCCCATGAGCTACGGCAGCCTGTACCTCCTCGGGGACGCGGCGCACATCGTCCCGCCGATGAGCGCCAAGGGCATCCACCTGGCCCTCCATGACACCGAGGTCTTCGCCCGGGCCGTCATCCGGCAGGTCCGGGAAGGCGACGCGAGCCTCCTCGACAGCTACTCGGAGACCTGTCTGCCGCACATCTGGAACTACCAGGCGTTCGCGACCTGGATCACGGACATGATGCACAACGCCGGTTTCACCGGTTACGAGGGAGAGTTCCGCAAGCAGGTGGCCCGGGCCGAGCTGCAGCGCCAGTTCACCTCACAGACGGCCAACAAGCTCTTCGGCGAACTCGCCGCCGGGACCAACTGA
- a CDS encoding enoyl-CoA hydratase family protein, with the protein MTTVRRAYERGITTLALDAPERRNALSARLVADLADALREAGKEGDVRAVVLTHTGNTFSAGADLNDPPPPDALVALLRQIVELPKPVVARVTGHVRAGGLGLLGACDLAAASHEATFAFTEVRIGVAPAVISLPLLPRLDPRAVARYYLTGEKFDAAEAARIGLVTVAGAAGEAVDDVLAPVLDGLRRASPQGLAETKRLLTAKVLDTFDRDAADLTALSARLFSSAQAREGMTAFLERRDPSWVW; encoded by the coding sequence ATGACCACGGTGCGGCGGGCGTACGAGCGCGGGATCACCACCCTCGCGCTCGACGCGCCCGAGCGGCGCAACGCCCTCTCCGCCCGGCTGGTGGCGGACCTGGCGGACGCGCTCCGGGAAGCCGGCAAGGAGGGTGACGTACGCGCCGTCGTCCTCACCCACACCGGCAACACCTTCAGCGCGGGCGCGGACCTGAACGACCCCCCGCCCCCCGACGCCCTGGTGGCCCTGCTGCGGCAGATCGTCGAACTGCCCAAGCCGGTCGTCGCGCGCGTCACCGGACACGTCCGCGCGGGCGGACTCGGACTGCTCGGCGCCTGCGACCTCGCGGCGGCCTCCCACGAGGCCACCTTCGCCTTCACGGAGGTACGCATCGGGGTCGCCCCCGCCGTGATCTCGCTGCCCCTCCTGCCACGCCTCGACCCGCGCGCGGTGGCCCGCTACTACCTCACCGGAGAGAAGTTCGACGCGGCCGAGGCCGCCCGCATCGGCCTCGTCACGGTGGCGGGAGCGGCGGGGGAGGCCGTGGACGACGTCCTCGCACCGGTCCTCGACGGACTGCGCCGCGCCTCCCCCCAGGGGCTGGCCGAGACCAAGCGGCTGCTCACGGCTAAGGTGCTGGACACCTTCGACCGGGACGCGGCCGACCTGACCGCGCTCTCGGCCCGGCTGTTCTCCTCCGCGCAGGCCCGCGAGGGAATGACGGCCTTCCTCGAACGACGGGATCCCTCATGGGTTTGGTGA
- a CDS encoding acyl-CoA dehydrogenase family protein: MTTTLESDEHKALRAAVSALGNRYGHPYLAKVIAEKSHPTELWAEAAKLGYLGVNLPEEHGGGGGGIAELSIVLEELGAAGCPLLMMVVSPAICGTVIARFGTEEQKREWLPALADGTRTMAFGITEPDAGSNSHRITTTARRATDGPAGQPEDRADWILTGRKVFISGVDIADATLVVGRTADARTGKLKPCLFIVPRDTPGFGRRQIDMELHGAEKQFELTLDDVRLPADALVGDEDAGLLQLFAGLNPERIMTAAFAIGMGRHALSKALAYARERTVWREPIGAHQAIAHPLAQAHIDLELARLMMQKAALLYDSGDDAGAGEAANMAKYAAAEACVKAVDQSVHTLGGNGLTAEFGLASLITASRVARIAPVSREMILNYVSHQTLGLPKSY, from the coding sequence ATGACGACCACTCTGGAATCCGACGAGCACAAAGCCCTCCGCGCAGCGGTATCCGCCCTCGGCAACCGCTACGGCCACCCCTACCTGGCCAAGGTCATCGCAGAGAAGTCGCACCCCACCGAGCTATGGGCGGAAGCCGCCAAGCTCGGCTACCTCGGCGTCAACCTTCCGGAGGAACACGGTGGCGGAGGCGGCGGCATAGCCGAACTCTCCATAGTCCTCGAAGAACTCGGCGCGGCCGGCTGCCCCCTGCTCATGATGGTGGTCTCACCGGCCATCTGCGGCACGGTGATCGCCCGCTTCGGTACGGAAGAGCAGAAGCGCGAGTGGCTCCCGGCCCTCGCCGACGGCACCCGCACCATGGCCTTCGGCATCACCGAACCCGACGCCGGCTCCAACAGCCACCGCATCACCACGACCGCCCGCCGCGCGACCGACGGCCCCGCAGGACAGCCGGAGGACCGCGCCGACTGGATCCTCACCGGCCGCAAGGTGTTCATCTCCGGCGTCGACATCGCCGACGCCACCCTCGTCGTCGGCCGCACGGCGGACGCCCGCACCGGCAAGCTCAAGCCCTGCCTGTTCATCGTCCCCCGGGACACCCCCGGCTTCGGGCGACGGCAGATCGACATGGAACTGCACGGCGCGGAGAAGCAGTTCGAGCTGACCCTGGACGACGTACGGCTGCCCGCCGACGCGCTCGTCGGCGACGAGGACGCGGGCCTGCTCCAGCTCTTCGCGGGCCTCAACCCCGAGCGCATCATGACCGCCGCCTTCGCGATCGGCATGGGCCGCCACGCGCTCTCCAAGGCCCTCGCCTACGCCCGCGAACGCACCGTCTGGCGCGAGCCCATCGGCGCCCACCAGGCCATAGCGCACCCCCTCGCCCAGGCCCACATCGACCTCGAACTCGCCCGCCTGATGATGCAGAAGGCCGCCCTCCTGTACGACTCCGGGGACGACGCCGGCGCCGGGGAGGCCGCCAACATGGCCAAGTACGCGGCGGCCGAGGCCTGTGTGAAGGCCGTCGACCAGTCCGTGCACACGCTCGGTGGCAACGGCCTGACCGCCGAGTTCGGCCTCGCGTCGCTCATCACCGCGTCCCGGGTGGCCCGGATCGCACCCGTCAGCCGGGAGATGATCCTCAACTACGTATCGCACCAGACCCTGGGCCTGCCCAAGTCCTATTAG
- a CDS encoding AraC family transcriptional regulator codes for MPKDRQAAATHAGSRPGPEETVFRGAAWLPHGYRLHPHSHAQGQLVYAAAGTLATATERGTWVAPANRVTWTPPRFAHSHRFYGETDVRLLSVPVDLCGELVDHPSVFAVSPLLREALLALTDGSERRAGARRRLLTVVVDELADSAEQSLHLPEPGDDRLRSATDLLHEDPARPTTLAGLGRAVGASERTLSRLFHSELGMSFHRWRTTLRIHHALGHLTDGLSVTDTAMACGWSNPSSFIDAFTEVVGQTPGRYQADLRRPAPAPSPSPSPARQQSVGR; via the coding sequence ATGCCGAAAGACCGCCAGGCCGCTGCGACGCACGCCGGATCACGGCCGGGGCCCGAGGAGACCGTCTTTCGGGGAGCCGCGTGGCTTCCGCACGGGTATCGGCTCCATCCTCACTCGCACGCCCAGGGACAGCTCGTGTACGCCGCCGCCGGCACGCTCGCCACGGCGACCGAGCGCGGGACCTGGGTCGCCCCGGCCAACCGCGTCACCTGGACGCCGCCGCGCTTCGCGCACTCCCACCGCTTCTACGGCGAGACCGACGTCCGCCTGCTCTCCGTGCCGGTCGACCTGTGCGGTGAACTCGTCGACCACCCCAGCGTCTTCGCCGTGAGCCCGCTGCTGCGCGAGGCACTCCTGGCCCTGACCGACGGGTCGGAGAGGAGGGCCGGCGCGCGCAGGCGGCTGCTCACCGTGGTCGTGGACGAGCTCGCCGACTCCGCCGAGCAGTCCCTGCATCTGCCCGAGCCCGGGGACGACCGGCTGCGTTCGGCCACCGACCTCCTGCACGAGGATCCGGCCCGGCCGACCACCCTTGCCGGGCTGGGGCGCGCGGTCGGGGCGAGCGAGCGCACCCTGAGCCGGCTGTTCCACTCGGAGCTCGGTATGAGCTTCCATCGGTGGCGCACCACCCTGCGCATCCATCACGCCCTGGGCCACCTCACCGACGGCCTGTCCGTCACCGACACGGCGATGGCGTGCGGCTGGTCCAACCCCTCCAGCTTCATCGACGCCTTCACCGAGGTCGTCGGCCAGACCCCCGGCCGCTATCAGGCGGACCTGCGCAGACCCGCGCCCGCACCCTCGCCCTCGCCCTCGCCCGCACGGCAGCAGTCCGTAGGGCGCTGA
- a CDS encoding 4-coumarate--CoA ligase family protein, with translation MFRSEYEDVPAVEEPIHEAVLGHAASRGDAPALIDGVNGMTLTYAQLDTFHRRVAAALAELGVRKGDVLALHSPNTVAFPTAFYAATRAGASVTTVHPLATAEEFAKQLRDCAARWIVTVSPLLETARAAAELAGGIREILVCDQAEGHRSLLDMLGSTTPEPQVDIDPVTDVAALPYSSGTTGTPKGVMLTHRNIATNLAQLTPTMPMGPGDRILAVLPFFHIYGLTALMNAPLRQGATVVVLPRFDLDTFLAAIEKHRISGLYVAPPIVLALAKHPAVEGYDLSSLKYVISAAAPLDAGLAEACSRRLGLPPVGQAYGMTELSPGTHVVPLEETNPPPGSVGKLIAGTEMRIVSLDDPGKDLGAGERGEIVIRGPQVMKGYLGRPVETAAMIDDDGWLSTGDVGHVDANGWLYVVDRVKELIKYKGFQVAPAELEALLLTHPGIADAAVIGVYDIDNNERPHAYVVRQPTAPDVTGDDVMEYVAERVSPYKKVRHITFLDAVPRAASGKILRRELRELRGRA, from the coding sequence GTGTTCCGCAGCGAGTACGAGGACGTTCCCGCCGTCGAAGAACCCATCCACGAGGCGGTGCTGGGCCACGCCGCCTCCCGGGGCGACGCACCCGCGCTGATCGACGGCGTGAACGGCATGACCCTCACCTACGCCCAGCTCGACACGTTCCACCGCCGGGTCGCCGCCGCGCTCGCCGAACTCGGCGTCCGCAAGGGCGACGTACTGGCCCTGCACAGCCCCAACACCGTCGCCTTCCCCACCGCCTTCTACGCCGCCACGCGCGCGGGGGCGTCGGTCACCACCGTGCACCCCCTCGCCACGGCCGAGGAGTTCGCGAAACAGCTGCGGGACTGCGCCGCCCGGTGGATCGTCACCGTGTCGCCGCTCCTGGAGACGGCCCGCGCGGCGGCCGAACTCGCGGGCGGCATACGCGAGATCCTCGTCTGCGACCAGGCCGAAGGGCACCGCTCGCTGCTCGACATGCTCGGCTCCACCACCCCCGAGCCGCAGGTCGACATCGACCCGGTGACGGACGTGGCGGCCCTCCCGTACTCCTCCGGGACGACCGGCACCCCCAAGGGCGTGATGCTCACCCACCGGAACATCGCCACCAACCTCGCGCAGCTGACGCCCACCATGCCGATGGGCCCCGGCGACCGCATCCTCGCCGTGCTGCCGTTCTTCCACATCTACGGGCTCACCGCCCTCATGAACGCACCCCTCAGGCAGGGCGCCACCGTCGTCGTACTGCCGCGCTTCGACCTCGACACGTTCCTCGCGGCCATCGAGAAACACCGCATCAGCGGTCTCTACGTGGCCCCGCCGATCGTCCTCGCCCTCGCCAAGCACCCGGCCGTCGAGGGCTACGACCTGTCGTCCCTGAAGTACGTCATCAGCGCGGCGGCACCCCTGGACGCCGGACTCGCCGAAGCGTGCTCGCGCCGCCTCGGCCTGCCGCCCGTCGGCCAGGCGTACGGCATGACGGAACTCTCGCCCGGCACCCATGTAGTCCCTCTGGAGGAGACGAACCCGCCCCCCGGAAGCGTCGGCAAACTCATCGCCGGCACGGAGATGCGCATCGTCTCCCTGGACGACCCCGGAAAGGACCTCGGCGCCGGCGAACGCGGCGAGATTGTCATCCGCGGCCCCCAGGTCATGAAGGGCTACCTCGGCCGGCCCGTCGAGACGGCCGCCATGATCGACGACGACGGGTGGCTCTCCACCGGGGACGTCGGCCACGTCGACGCGAACGGCTGGCTGTACGTCGTCGACCGGGTCAAGGAACTCATCAAGTACAAGGGCTTCCAGGTGGCCCCCGCCGAACTCGAAGCCCTCCTGCTGACCCATCCCGGCATCGCCGACGCCGCCGTCATCGGGGTCTACGACATCGACAACAACGAGAGGCCGCACGCGTACGTCGTACGCCAGCCGACCGCGCCCGACGTCACCGGGGACGACGTCATGGAGTACGTCGCCGAGCGCGTCTCCCCGTACAAGAAGGTCCGGCACATCACGTTCCTCGACGCGGTGCCCAGGGCAGCCTCCGGGAAGATCCTTCGACGAGAGCTTCGAGAACTGCGGGGGCGCGCATGA
- the pdxH gene encoding pyridoxamine 5'-phosphate oxidase — protein MRKQYRAAGLDETGLAEHPMEQFARWFAQAAAHGEARGGVYEPNAMVVSTADAAGRPSSRTVLLKQYDERGFVFFTNYESRKARELAENPHVSLLFPWHPVARQVVVTGTARRTGRDETAAYFRTRPHGSQLGAWASAQSSVVGSRDELDASYAELAARYPEGAQVPVPPEWGGFRVSPRTVEFWQGRENRLHDRLRYVAEPDGGWVVERLSP, from the coding sequence ATGCGCAAGCAGTACCGGGCCGCGGGACTCGACGAGACCGGGCTGGCCGAGCACCCCATGGAGCAGTTCGCGCGCTGGTTCGCGCAGGCCGCGGCGCACGGTGAGGCGCGGGGAGGGGTGTACGAGCCGAACGCGATGGTCGTCTCCACGGCGGACGCGGCGGGGCGGCCCAGTTCCCGCACGGTGCTGTTGAAGCAGTACGACGAGCGGGGTTTCGTCTTCTTCACCAACTACGAGTCCCGCAAGGCGCGCGAGCTGGCGGAGAATCCGCACGTGTCGTTGCTCTTCCCGTGGCATCCGGTGGCGCGCCAGGTCGTCGTGACGGGGACGGCGCGGCGTACGGGGCGGGACGAGACGGCGGCGTACTTCCGTACGCGGCCTCATGGGTCGCAGCTCGGGGCGTGGGCCAGTGCGCAGTCCTCGGTGGTGGGCTCGCGGGACGAGCTGGACGCGTCGTACGCGGAGTTGGCGGCGCGGTATCCCGAGGGGGCGCAGGTGCCGGTGCCGCCGGAGTGGGGCGGGTTCCGGGTGTCGCCGCGGACGGTGGAGTTCTGGCAGGGGCGGGAGAACCGGTTGCACGACCGGTTGCGGTATGTGGCGGAGCCCGACGGGGGGTGGGTCGTTGAGCGGCTCAGTCCTTGA